The Coleofasciculus chthonoplastes PCC 7420 sequence ATCTTGGCTTTGAGTCCTGCTGGTCAAGTTTTATCCCTAGACGATCTGCGGCGTCGTATTCGACAAAATTGCCAGAGAAAAAGCGTAGATACTTTTGATATTCAGCAAGAAAAAAGTCACTTGGCTAGATGGCCCTTATTGCTCATCCAGTGGATGTTTGCAATTATCTACCTAGACTCAGCTATGAGTAAGCTGCTTAAAGGAGGACTCGATTGGATGAATGGCTATACATTACAATATTATTTGTGGCAGGATGGGCTGGTTTGGGATAGACCCTTAGGGATTTGGTTAGCCAGACAACATACATTAGCTATGCTATCGTCTTGGGTGGCAATCCTGTTTGAGGCAACATTTTTCTTTGTGCTAGTTTTTCCCCGTTTAATCTGGTTTTATATTCCTCTAGGGATTTGCTTCCATACAGGAATATATATTGCTCAAAATGCTCCATTTCTAAAGTATATTCCCTGCTATTCAGTCTTTATTCCTTGGGCAGAATTAGTCGGAAATATGTCTGAACGTCGTCGCCTTGATGGTTTAACTCACAACCCTGAAATTATTTATAACAAATCAGATAATCATTGTCTCACTATCATTACCGTTTTATCCTACTTTAATTGGTTTAATCGGCTAACATTCAGGGATTTGCAGACCCAACAATCAACCCAGAGTGATAACATGGCGGAAATTGTCCCGGATGACTATAAAAAACCGCTTTATCTTGTCCTCCCTAGCGGCTCAAAACGCAAAGGCTTTTTAGCGTTCCGCGAAAGCCTGCGCTATTTGCCTCCCTTATGGCTGTTGTACCCGGTACTTTCTTTGCCCTTTATCTCTAAGATAAGTGCAAACTTGTATAAATCGATGGAGTCAAGACAATAAGGAATTAAAATATGACAGATTCATTATCCTTTAAGGACTATCAAGAACCGATCACCCCATCAAATTCACTAGCGTTATCGGTCGTTGTCCCTATTTACAATGAAGTCGCTAGTATACCCCACCTGGTTGACTCTGTAGCAACCAGTTTAAGTGCCAATCAGTTTGCCTACGAAATCGTCTGTGTCGATGATGGTTCTCAGGATGGTTCCACCGAACTCCTCCTCGAATTAGCACGCAGCCGCTCAGACTTAAGAGCGGTGATTCTCCGCCGAAATTACGGTCAAACCGCCGCCATGTCAGCCGGATTTAAACATGCTCAAGCTCGCGTTATTGTGATGATAGATGGTGATTTACAAAATGATCCGGCTGATATTCCCGCCTTACTCGCCAAAATAGAAGAAGGGTATGATTTAGTCAGTGGTTGGCGCAAAGAACGACAAGATGCGGCTTTAACTCGACTCCTCCCCTCTAAAATTGCCAATTGGTTAATTGGGAAAGTGACTGGCGTCAAATTACATGACTATGGGTGTTCCCTTAAAGCCTACCGTTCTGAACTGGTGGCGGATATGAATCTCTATGGCGAGTTACATCGATTTCTGCCAGCATTAGCTTACATTGAGGGAGCCAGAATTAGTGAAATTCCCGTGCGACATCATGCCCGTCGTTATGGTACAAGTAAGTATGGATTGGGGCGAACCTTTCGTGTGGTGATGGATTTATTGACTGTATTTTTTATGAAAAAATTTCTCACTCGCCCCATGCATGTCTTTGGACTATTTGGCTTGCTTTCCTTCGGTGTCGGATTGTTATTAGGACTGTATTTAACCCTACTTAAACTCGGTTTTGGACAGCAGATTGGTGACCGACCTTTGCTGATTTTAGCTGTTGTTCTGTTATTAGCAGGCGTCCAGTTATTTAGCTTTGGTCTGTTAGCAGAAGTGTTAATGCGAACCTATCACGAGTCCCAAGGGCGACCAATCTATCGAGTGCGGGAGGTGGTTGGCAGGAATTATGAATGATGACTCCTTACCCGCCACTAACGGCTGTCGCTAAACCCAGACGCTAGGAGGGCGGGTTTAGTCAAGTTATCGGTTGAAAGCCAAAGGTTATTGGTAAAACCCGCCCCTACAATTGATTGCTATTCTAGGAAGTCCACAAACGTTCGCTGATAATAGCTAGTCCAGCCGCGCTGATTTCTGCCAGA is a genomic window containing:
- a CDS encoding HTTM domain-containing protein codes for the protein MFNKLTVPWEWWTTYWFKLTPLFNLAMSRMIIVGSQLFYLLVPGRDGTIVSQLVNNSQLPDFLYNPLPILKIILLPFGLNHPPPVVLLLVILALTIITGTFGLIGLSTNLNLIIFAIGNILIQAYIYSFGALYSHSQALVMISLVILALSPAGQVLSLDDLRRRIRQNCQRKSVDTFDIQQEKSHLARWPLLLIQWMFAIIYLDSAMSKLLKGGLDWMNGYTLQYYLWQDGLVWDRPLGIWLARQHTLAMLSSWVAILFEATFFFVLVFPRLIWFYIPLGICFHTGIYIAQNAPFLKYIPCYSVFIPWAELVGNMSERRRLDGLTHNPEIIYNKSDNHCLTIITVLSYFNWFNRLTFRDLQTQQSTQSDNMAEIVPDDYKKPLYLVLPSGSKRKGFLAFRESLRYLPPLWLLYPVLSLPFISKISANLYKSMESRQ
- a CDS encoding glycosyltransferase family 2 protein, which encodes MTDSLSFKDYQEPITPSNSLALSVVVPIYNEVASIPHLVDSVATSLSANQFAYEIVCVDDGSQDGSTELLLELARSRSDLRAVILRRNYGQTAAMSAGFKHAQARVIVMIDGDLQNDPADIPALLAKIEEGYDLVSGWRKERQDAALTRLLPSKIANWLIGKVTGVKLHDYGCSLKAYRSELVADMNLYGELHRFLPALAYIEGARISEIPVRHHARRYGTSKYGLGRTFRVVMDLLTVFFMKKFLTRPMHVFGLFGLLSFGVGLLLGLYLTLLKLGFGQQIGDRPLLILAVVLLLAGVQLFSFGLLAEVLMRTYHESQGRPIYRVREVVGRNYE